From one Portunus trituberculatus isolate SZX2019 chromosome 30, ASM1759143v1, whole genome shotgun sequence genomic stretch:
- the LOC123510949 gene encoding zinc finger protein Gfi-1b-like isoform X2, giving the protein METCVLLPRDLCLQISQVGAFPCLVTATSVAHGATYTPTSGTLRTACLPPLPPLASSDTRNTWGSYDALRENVSSLPAAIKRSAPLRECNWVRFLRVESQYSAEVNLVATLTPHNTIVFTVIKSLPPNCEVVAFTLHPDNLPRHPALGPLHLHPLLSPSSPLHLAPGVTPDDTRLVTSEGPSENPCTSLQQEVGCAPRLVMAAALYRRAVAALMQDAPLDLSQPLLGSRSVFLTEGEEQMLESSESPSFSTNVTDTTHSLYSEASVRLQEAFNQHDSFSRALEAGASYDKVLPRRPRERSLLPCHVCGKIFDRPSLLKRHMRTHTGEKPHVCEVCGKGFSTSSSLNTHRRIHSGEKPHQCATCGKRFTASSNLYYHKMTHVKDKPHKCGVCSRSFPTPGDLRCHTFVHTGQWPHRCPVCGKGFSKLTNQRNHLLLHSGIKQQQRSAGVGGLRRLVV; this is encoded by the exons ATGGAGACCTGCGTGCTGCTGCCCCGTGACTTGTGTCTCCAGATCAGCCAAGTGGGCGCCTTCCCATGCCTGGTGACGGCGACGAGCGTGGCGCATGGCGCCACCTACACGCCCACGTCTGGCACTCTTAGAACGGCTTGCTTGCCGCCCCTCCCACCCCTGGCCTCCTCAGAT ACGAGAAATACCTGGGGGTCTTATGATGCCCTTAGGGAGAATGTCAGCTCCCTCCCGGCGGCCATCAAGAGGTCGGCACCGCTGAGGGAGTGCAACTGGGTGAGGTTCCTGAGGGTGGAGTCCCAATACAGCGCTGAAGTGAACCTGGTGGCTACCCTCACACCTCATAACACCATTGTCTTTACTGTCAtcaa gtCCCTTCCTCCTAACTGCGAGGTTGTTGCTTTCACCCTTCACCCCGACAACCTTCCTCGTCATCCCGCCCTCGGTCCGCTCCACCTCCACCCGCTCCTCtcgccctcctctcccctccacctggCGCCGGGAGTCACGCCCGACGACACCCGACTGGTCACCTCAGAAG GACCGTCCGAGAATCCTTGCACCAGCCTGCAGCAGGAGGTGGGCTGCGCCCCTCGCCTGGTAATGGCAGCTGCCCTCTACCGGCGGGCAGTGGCGGCCCTCATGCAAG ACGCCCCGCTGGACCTGTCTCAGCCATTGCTGGGAAGCAGGTCCGTCTTCCTCACGGAAGGTGAAGAGCAGATGTTAGAGTCCTCAGAATCTCCGTCTTTTTCCACCAATGTCACTGACACAACCCACAGCCTCTACAGTGAGGCCTCTGTTAG ACTGCAGGAGGCCTTTAACCAGCACGACAGCTTTTCAAGGGCACTGGAGGCCGGTGCGTCGTACGACAAAGTGTTGCCTCGTCGGCCTCGCGAGCGTTCACTTTTACCTTGTCACGTGTGCGGCAAGATATTCGACCGCCCTAGCCTCCTCAAGCGgcacatgcgcacacacaccg GTGAGAAGCCCCACGTGTGTGAGGTGTGCGGCAAGGGGTTTTCCACCAGCTCCTCGCTCAACACTCACCGGAGGATCCACAGCGGCGAGAAGCCCCACCAGTGTGCCACCTGTGGGAAGCGGTTCACGGCGTCCTCCAACCTCTACTACCACAAGATGACCCACGTGAAG GACAAACCGCATAAGTGTGGCGTGTGTTCCCGCTCCTTCCCTACGCCAGGTGACCTCCGCTGCCACACTTTTGTCCACACAGGGCAATGGCCGCACCGCTGTCCTGTATGCGGCAAAGGCTTCAGCAAACTCACCAACCAGCGCAATCACCTTTTACTACATTCAG ggattaaacaacaacaaaggagtgcgggggtgggcgggctgcgTCGATTGGTGGTCTAG
- the LOC123510951 gene encoding protein Wnt-9a-like isoform X1: protein MRPICFIVAVSHLLHCLAPHACYAFCGISSRRKVDQTLLTSTRSASNFSMDVRTKCEYAGVHGAARRACLRSREMAGVLLEAAWMGVTHCQHLMLHERWNCSLGRSRRRIMKQAFPETAFLQALSAASVTQVVSRSCAQGHLTRCSCDNTASASPGDSRRAWRWGGCGDNVRYGQKLAERFFIGKRKDGRRKEAQTSAELKAAVSQEYSRSRDFKSQIDVHNACVGIKTVASAAKKTCKCHGPSGSCVMKTCWIQLPAFIASGETLKSLYQRSSLGRTINEAQITNRASRLRYPRTSSHRRLKGRAGATWRKGRQRGVRNNILKVYSERCVSRGGGKGWAVLGDPSQLVYLDASPNFCYKSKYGPGTRGRSCEKGQSCSDLCCGRGYDTSVAKVMEPCKCRVVWCCEVKCLNCTRVAELYTCK from the exons ATGAGGCCTATTTGCTTCATCGTTGCCGTGTCGcacctccttcactgcctcgcGCCCCACGCCTGTTACGCCTTCTGCGG AATATCCAGCAGAAGGAAGGTGGACCAAACTCTTCTCACATCCACTCGATCCGCCTCAAACTTCTCCATGGACGTACGcacg AAGTGTGAGTACGCTGGTGTGCATGGCGCTGCTCGGAGGGCGTGCTTGCGGTCGCGGGAAATGGCGGGCGTGCTCCTGGAGGCGGCGTGGATGGGAGTGACTCATTGCCAACACCTGATGTTGCACGAGAGGTGGAATTGCTCCCTAGGGCGATCTAGACGAAGAATCATGAAGCAAG CCTTCCCAGAGACAGCCTTCCTGCAGGCTCTCTCGGCAGCCTCTGTGACACAGGTGGTGTCACGAAGCTGTGCCCAGGGCCACCTCACCCGCTGCTCCTGCGACAACACTGCCTCGGCCAGCCCGGGGGACAGCAGGCGGGCGTGGCGTTGGGGCGGCTGTGGGGACAATGTGCGCTACGGCCAAAA ACTTGCCGAGAGGTTTTTCATTGGGAAGCGTAAAGatggcaggaggaaggaggcccAGACCAGCGCTGAACTGAAGGCCGCTGTTTCGCAGGAGTACTCGAGGAGCAGAGACTTTAAATCTCAGATTGATGTGCACAACGCCTGTGTTGGCATCAAG ACGGTGGCAAGCGCCGCCAAGAAGACCTGCAAGTGTCACGGACCGTCTGGTTCGTGCGTGATGAAGACCTGCTGGATTCAGTTGCCAGCCTTCATCGCCTCAGGGGAAACTCTCAAGAGTCTCTACCAGCGGTCCTCTCTTGGCCGTACCATCAATGAGGCACAG ATCACAAACCGCGCCAGCAGGCTGCGCTATCCCAGGACGTCCAGCCACAGGCGCCTGAAGGGCCGCGCGGGAGCCACTTGGAGGAAAGGGCGGCAACGCGGCGTCAGAAATAACATCCTAAAGGTCTACAGCGAGAGATGCGTGTCGCGGGGTGGCGGAAAGGGCTGGGCCGTACTCGGCGATCCCTCACAGCTGGTCTACTTAGACGCCTCGCCAAACTTCTGCTACAAAAGCAAATACGGGCCGGGAACTAGAGGCAGGTCTTGCGAGAAAGGCCAGAGCTGCAGTGATTTGTGCTGTGGCCGCGGTTACGACACCAGCGTGGCCAAGGTGATGGAGCCGTGCAAGTGCcgcgtggtgtggtgttgtgaggtgaAGTGCCTTAACTGCACCCGCGTGGCCGAGCTGTACACTTGCAAGTGA
- the LOC123510951 gene encoding protein Wnt-9a-like isoform X3 — MDVRTKCEYAGVHGAARRACLRSREMAGVLLEAAWMGVTHCQHLMLHERWNCSLGRSRRRIMKQAFPETAFLQALSAASVTQVVSRSCAQGHLTRCSCDNTASASPGDSRRAWRWGGCGDNVRYGQKLAERFFIGKRKDGRRKEAQTSAELKAAVSQEYSRSRDFKSQIDVHNACVGIKTVASAAKKTCKCHGPSGSCVMKTCWIQLPAFIASGETLKSLYQRSSLGRTINEAQITNRASRLRYPRTSSHRRLKGRAGATWRKGRQRGVRNNILKVYSERCVSRGGGKGWAVLGDPSQLVYLDASPNFCYKSKYGPGTRGRSCEKGQSCSDLCCGRGYDTSVAKVMEPCKCRVVWCCEVKCLNCTRVAELYTCK; from the exons ATGGACGTACGcacg AAGTGTGAGTACGCTGGTGTGCATGGCGCTGCTCGGAGGGCGTGCTTGCGGTCGCGGGAAATGGCGGGCGTGCTCCTGGAGGCGGCGTGGATGGGAGTGACTCATTGCCAACACCTGATGTTGCACGAGAGGTGGAATTGCTCCCTAGGGCGATCTAGACGAAGAATCATGAAGCAAG CCTTCCCAGAGACAGCCTTCCTGCAGGCTCTCTCGGCAGCCTCTGTGACACAGGTGGTGTCACGAAGCTGTGCCCAGGGCCACCTCACCCGCTGCTCCTGCGACAACACTGCCTCGGCCAGCCCGGGGGACAGCAGGCGGGCGTGGCGTTGGGGCGGCTGTGGGGACAATGTGCGCTACGGCCAAAA ACTTGCCGAGAGGTTTTTCATTGGGAAGCGTAAAGatggcaggaggaaggaggcccAGACCAGCGCTGAACTGAAGGCCGCTGTTTCGCAGGAGTACTCGAGGAGCAGAGACTTTAAATCTCAGATTGATGTGCACAACGCCTGTGTTGGCATCAAG ACGGTGGCAAGCGCCGCCAAGAAGACCTGCAAGTGTCACGGACCGTCTGGTTCGTGCGTGATGAAGACCTGCTGGATTCAGTTGCCAGCCTTCATCGCCTCAGGGGAAACTCTCAAGAGTCTCTACCAGCGGTCCTCTCTTGGCCGTACCATCAATGAGGCACAG ATCACAAACCGCGCCAGCAGGCTGCGCTATCCCAGGACGTCCAGCCACAGGCGCCTGAAGGGCCGCGCGGGAGCCACTTGGAGGAAAGGGCGGCAACGCGGCGTCAGAAATAACATCCTAAAGGTCTACAGCGAGAGATGCGTGTCGCGGGGTGGCGGAAAGGGCTGGGCCGTACTCGGCGATCCCTCACAGCTGGTCTACTTAGACGCCTCGCCAAACTTCTGCTACAAAAGCAAATACGGGCCGGGAACTAGAGGCAGGTCTTGCGAGAAAGGCCAGAGCTGCAGTGATTTGTGCTGTGGCCGCGGTTACGACACCAGCGTGGCCAAGGTGATGGAGCCGTGCAAGTGCcgcgtggtgtggtgttgtgaggtgaAGTGCCTTAACTGCACCCGCGTGGCCGAGCTGTACACTTGCAAGTGA
- the LOC123510951 gene encoding protein Wnt-9a-like isoform X2 yields MRPICFIVAVSHLLHCLAPHACYAFCGISSRRKVDQTLLTSTRSASNFSMDKCEYAGVHGAARRACLRSREMAGVLLEAAWMGVTHCQHLMLHERWNCSLGRSRRRIMKQAFPETAFLQALSAASVTQVVSRSCAQGHLTRCSCDNTASASPGDSRRAWRWGGCGDNVRYGQKLAERFFIGKRKDGRRKEAQTSAELKAAVSQEYSRSRDFKSQIDVHNACVGIKTVASAAKKTCKCHGPSGSCVMKTCWIQLPAFIASGETLKSLYQRSSLGRTINEAQITNRASRLRYPRTSSHRRLKGRAGATWRKGRQRGVRNNILKVYSERCVSRGGGKGWAVLGDPSQLVYLDASPNFCYKSKYGPGTRGRSCEKGQSCSDLCCGRGYDTSVAKVMEPCKCRVVWCCEVKCLNCTRVAELYTCK; encoded by the exons ATGAGGCCTATTTGCTTCATCGTTGCCGTGTCGcacctccttcactgcctcgcGCCCCACGCCTGTTACGCCTTCTGCGG AATATCCAGCAGAAGGAAGGTGGACCAAACTCTTCTCACATCCACTCGATCCGCCTCAAACTTCTCCATGGAC AAGTGTGAGTACGCTGGTGTGCATGGCGCTGCTCGGAGGGCGTGCTTGCGGTCGCGGGAAATGGCGGGCGTGCTCCTGGAGGCGGCGTGGATGGGAGTGACTCATTGCCAACACCTGATGTTGCACGAGAGGTGGAATTGCTCCCTAGGGCGATCTAGACGAAGAATCATGAAGCAAG CCTTCCCAGAGACAGCCTTCCTGCAGGCTCTCTCGGCAGCCTCTGTGACACAGGTGGTGTCACGAAGCTGTGCCCAGGGCCACCTCACCCGCTGCTCCTGCGACAACACTGCCTCGGCCAGCCCGGGGGACAGCAGGCGGGCGTGGCGTTGGGGCGGCTGTGGGGACAATGTGCGCTACGGCCAAAA ACTTGCCGAGAGGTTTTTCATTGGGAAGCGTAAAGatggcaggaggaaggaggcccAGACCAGCGCTGAACTGAAGGCCGCTGTTTCGCAGGAGTACTCGAGGAGCAGAGACTTTAAATCTCAGATTGATGTGCACAACGCCTGTGTTGGCATCAAG ACGGTGGCAAGCGCCGCCAAGAAGACCTGCAAGTGTCACGGACCGTCTGGTTCGTGCGTGATGAAGACCTGCTGGATTCAGTTGCCAGCCTTCATCGCCTCAGGGGAAACTCTCAAGAGTCTCTACCAGCGGTCCTCTCTTGGCCGTACCATCAATGAGGCACAG ATCACAAACCGCGCCAGCAGGCTGCGCTATCCCAGGACGTCCAGCCACAGGCGCCTGAAGGGCCGCGCGGGAGCCACTTGGAGGAAAGGGCGGCAACGCGGCGTCAGAAATAACATCCTAAAGGTCTACAGCGAGAGATGCGTGTCGCGGGGTGGCGGAAAGGGCTGGGCCGTACTCGGCGATCCCTCACAGCTGGTCTACTTAGACGCCTCGCCAAACTTCTGCTACAAAAGCAAATACGGGCCGGGAACTAGAGGCAGGTCTTGCGAGAAAGGCCAGAGCTGCAGTGATTTGTGCTGTGGCCGCGGTTACGACACCAGCGTGGCCAAGGTGATGGAGCCGTGCAAGTGCcgcgtggtgtggtgttgtgaggtgaAGTGCCTTAACTGCACCCGCGTGGCCGAGCTGTACACTTGCAAGTGA
- the LOC123510949 gene encoding zinc finger protein Gfi-1b-like isoform X1, whose amino-acid sequence METCVLLPRDLCLQISQVGAFPCLVTATSVAHGATYTPTSGTLRTACLPPLPPLASSDTRNTWGSYDALRENVSSLPAAIKRSAPLRECNWVRFLRVESQYSAEVNLVATLTPHNTIVFTVIKSLPPNCEVVAFTLHPDNLPRHPALGPLHLHPLLSPSSPLHLAPGVTPDDTRLVTSEGFTHPSGPSENPCTSLQQEVGCAPRLVMAAALYRRAVAALMQDAPLDLSQPLLGSRSVFLTEGEEQMLESSESPSFSTNVTDTTHSLYSEASVRLQEAFNQHDSFSRALEAGASYDKVLPRRPRERSLLPCHVCGKIFDRPSLLKRHMRTHTGEKPHVCEVCGKGFSTSSSLNTHRRIHSGEKPHQCATCGKRFTASSNLYYHKMTHVKDKPHKCGVCSRSFPTPGDLRCHTFVHTGQWPHRCPVCGKGFSKLTNQRNHLLLHSGIKQQQRSAGVGGLRRLVV is encoded by the exons ATGGAGACCTGCGTGCTGCTGCCCCGTGACTTGTGTCTCCAGATCAGCCAAGTGGGCGCCTTCCCATGCCTGGTGACGGCGACGAGCGTGGCGCATGGCGCCACCTACACGCCCACGTCTGGCACTCTTAGAACGGCTTGCTTGCCGCCCCTCCCACCCCTGGCCTCCTCAGAT ACGAGAAATACCTGGGGGTCTTATGATGCCCTTAGGGAGAATGTCAGCTCCCTCCCGGCGGCCATCAAGAGGTCGGCACCGCTGAGGGAGTGCAACTGGGTGAGGTTCCTGAGGGTGGAGTCCCAATACAGCGCTGAAGTGAACCTGGTGGCTACCCTCACACCTCATAACACCATTGTCTTTACTGTCAtcaa gtCCCTTCCTCCTAACTGCGAGGTTGTTGCTTTCACCCTTCACCCCGACAACCTTCCTCGTCATCCCGCCCTCGGTCCGCTCCACCTCCACCCGCTCCTCtcgccctcctctcccctccacctggCGCCGGGAGTCACGCCCGACGACACCCGACTGGTCACCTCAGAAG GCTTTACTCATCCATCAGGACCGTCCGAGAATCCTTGCACCAGCCTGCAGCAGGAGGTGGGCTGCGCCCCTCGCCTGGTAATGGCAGCTGCCCTCTACCGGCGGGCAGTGGCGGCCCTCATGCAAG ACGCCCCGCTGGACCTGTCTCAGCCATTGCTGGGAAGCAGGTCCGTCTTCCTCACGGAAGGTGAAGAGCAGATGTTAGAGTCCTCAGAATCTCCGTCTTTTTCCACCAATGTCACTGACACAACCCACAGCCTCTACAGTGAGGCCTCTGTTAG ACTGCAGGAGGCCTTTAACCAGCACGACAGCTTTTCAAGGGCACTGGAGGCCGGTGCGTCGTACGACAAAGTGTTGCCTCGTCGGCCTCGCGAGCGTTCACTTTTACCTTGTCACGTGTGCGGCAAGATATTCGACCGCCCTAGCCTCCTCAAGCGgcacatgcgcacacacaccg GTGAGAAGCCCCACGTGTGTGAGGTGTGCGGCAAGGGGTTTTCCACCAGCTCCTCGCTCAACACTCACCGGAGGATCCACAGCGGCGAGAAGCCCCACCAGTGTGCCACCTGTGGGAAGCGGTTCACGGCGTCCTCCAACCTCTACTACCACAAGATGACCCACGTGAAG GACAAACCGCATAAGTGTGGCGTGTGTTCCCGCTCCTTCCCTACGCCAGGTGACCTCCGCTGCCACACTTTTGTCCACACAGGGCAATGGCCGCACCGCTGTCCTGTATGCGGCAAAGGCTTCAGCAAACTCACCAACCAGCGCAATCACCTTTTACTACATTCAG ggattaaacaacaacaaaggagtgcgggggtgggcgggctgcgTCGATTGGTGGTCTAG
- the LOC123510951 gene encoding protein Wnt-9a-like isoform X4 — translation MDKCEYAGVHGAARRACLRSREMAGVLLEAAWMGVTHCQHLMLHERWNCSLGRSRRRIMKQAFPETAFLQALSAASVTQVVSRSCAQGHLTRCSCDNTASASPGDSRRAWRWGGCGDNVRYGQKLAERFFIGKRKDGRRKEAQTSAELKAAVSQEYSRSRDFKSQIDVHNACVGIKTVASAAKKTCKCHGPSGSCVMKTCWIQLPAFIASGETLKSLYQRSSLGRTINEAQITNRASRLRYPRTSSHRRLKGRAGATWRKGRQRGVRNNILKVYSERCVSRGGGKGWAVLGDPSQLVYLDASPNFCYKSKYGPGTRGRSCEKGQSCSDLCCGRGYDTSVAKVMEPCKCRVVWCCEVKCLNCTRVAELYTCK, via the exons ATGGAC AAGTGTGAGTACGCTGGTGTGCATGGCGCTGCTCGGAGGGCGTGCTTGCGGTCGCGGGAAATGGCGGGCGTGCTCCTGGAGGCGGCGTGGATGGGAGTGACTCATTGCCAACACCTGATGTTGCACGAGAGGTGGAATTGCTCCCTAGGGCGATCTAGACGAAGAATCATGAAGCAAG CCTTCCCAGAGACAGCCTTCCTGCAGGCTCTCTCGGCAGCCTCTGTGACACAGGTGGTGTCACGAAGCTGTGCCCAGGGCCACCTCACCCGCTGCTCCTGCGACAACACTGCCTCGGCCAGCCCGGGGGACAGCAGGCGGGCGTGGCGTTGGGGCGGCTGTGGGGACAATGTGCGCTACGGCCAAAA ACTTGCCGAGAGGTTTTTCATTGGGAAGCGTAAAGatggcaggaggaaggaggcccAGACCAGCGCTGAACTGAAGGCCGCTGTTTCGCAGGAGTACTCGAGGAGCAGAGACTTTAAATCTCAGATTGATGTGCACAACGCCTGTGTTGGCATCAAG ACGGTGGCAAGCGCCGCCAAGAAGACCTGCAAGTGTCACGGACCGTCTGGTTCGTGCGTGATGAAGACCTGCTGGATTCAGTTGCCAGCCTTCATCGCCTCAGGGGAAACTCTCAAGAGTCTCTACCAGCGGTCCTCTCTTGGCCGTACCATCAATGAGGCACAG ATCACAAACCGCGCCAGCAGGCTGCGCTATCCCAGGACGTCCAGCCACAGGCGCCTGAAGGGCCGCGCGGGAGCCACTTGGAGGAAAGGGCGGCAACGCGGCGTCAGAAATAACATCCTAAAGGTCTACAGCGAGAGATGCGTGTCGCGGGGTGGCGGAAAGGGCTGGGCCGTACTCGGCGATCCCTCACAGCTGGTCTACTTAGACGCCTCGCCAAACTTCTGCTACAAAAGCAAATACGGGCCGGGAACTAGAGGCAGGTCTTGCGAGAAAGGCCAGAGCTGCAGTGATTTGTGCTGTGGCCGCGGTTACGACACCAGCGTGGCCAAGGTGATGGAGCCGTGCAAGTGCcgcgtggtgtggtgttgtgaggtgaAGTGCCTTAACTGCACCCGCGTGGCCGAGCTGTACACTTGCAAGTGA